CGGGACTGCATGTGGCCTGGCTGGTCTGGCGCTGGGGCCCCCCCGAGCAGGCGGCCTGGTACATCAACCTGCCCTACCTGCTGGTGATTGCGCTGTCGGCGGCGCTGGCGGGGCTGGCCTGGCGGCGCAGCGCGGCGCCGCAACGGGGGGGGCTGCGCCTCCTGACCCTGGCCCTGCTGGCCCTGACGCTGGGCGAGGGCGTGTGGGTGGCGGCCGAACTACTGACAGCCACCGTGCCGCCCATCTCGGTGGCAGACCTGCTGTACGGCGCGTATTACGTGCTGCTGGGCCTGGCCCTGCTGCGCCTGGCGCGCGTGAGCCTGCGGCCCCTGGAAACGGCTGGGCTGCTGCTGGACAGTGCCATCATCGTGGGGGTGGTGGGCATTTACGCCTGGTACGGCTTTTTGGGCGAGCTGGCGACCGACACCAGCACCCCGCTGTCCCAGCGCCTGGTGGCCCTGGCCTACCCCACACTGGACCTGGGCCTGCTGACCCTGGTGCTGCTGGCGGTGCGCGGGCGCGACGTGCGGTTTCCGGTGCTGCTGCTGGCCGCAGGCCTGGCCACCTACGCCGCCGCCGACCTGACTTACGCCCTGCACAGCAGCCGGGGCCACTACGAGTCCGGGCAGTGGCTGGACGCTCTGTGGACGCTGGGCACCGCAGCCCAGGCACTGGCGGGATGGTGGCTGCGCCGCGCGCCCCTTCAAGAGACGGGCGCCCCTCCCCCCGCAGGCCTGCGGAGGTTGCTGCGCGCCCTGCCCTACCTGGCGGTGGCGCTGTCCTGCGGGCTGCTGCTCCTGACCTTCGGCACCTCAACCCCGGCGGCGCGCGGCGTGGCCTGGGGAACAGTGGCGCTGTTTGCGCTGGTGATGTGCCGTCAAGCTGTGTCGTTTGTGGAAAACGCCCGCCTGAATCAAGAGCTGCGCACCTTTGCCCAGAAGCTGGAGGCCAGCCGCAATCTGCTGAGCCATCAGGCGTTTCACGACGCCCTGACCGGGCTGCCCAACCGCGCCCTGTTCCGTGACCGGCTGGAACAGGCGCTGACCACCGCCACCCGCTACCGCCAGCGGGTGGCGGTGCTGTACCTCGACCTGGACGGGTTCAAGCTGGTCAACGACACGCTGGGCCACGCGGCGGGCGACGAACTGCTGGTGCAGGCCGCTGGCCGGATGCGGGGCTGCCTGCGCGAGAGTGACACCCTGGCGCGCATGGGCGGCGACGAATTCACGGTCATCCTGACGCATCTGGGGCAACCTGAAGATGCCGAACTGGTGGCTGGTCGCCTGGTTGGGGCGCTGGCCCAGCCCTTCGAGTTGGCCGGCGAAGGGGGCCAGGACAGTGGACTGGCGGTGGTGACGGCGTCGATTGGCCTGAGCGTGTACGACGGCCACGCGCCAACTGAGCAGACGGGGCCACCCCCGAATGCCAGCGCCCTGCAGCGCCGCGCCGACCTGGCCATGTATCAGGCCAAAACCCAGGGCAAGAACAGCTACCGCGTCTTTCACCCCGACATGGAAGCCACCGTCCACGCCCAGGAGCGCCTTGAATCGGCCCTGCGCGGCGCGCTGGACCGTGGGGAGTTTACGCTGCACTATCAGCCGCAGGTGCGGGGCAGCGCCGTGACCGGCGTGGAGGCGCTGCTGCGCTGGACCCACCACGACCTCGGGGAAGTCCCGCCCGACCAGTTCATTCCGGTGGCCGAGGACAGCGCCGTCATCCTGCCGCTGGGCGCCTGGGTGATGGACCAGGCCGCCGCCCAGGCCGCGCGCTGGCAGGCGGCAGGCACCCCGCTGCGGGTGGCGGTCAATGTCTCGCCCCGCGAATTTGCCCAGAGTGACTTTGTCGAGCGGGTGCAGGGCACCCTGACGCGGCACCACCTGCGCGGCGAGTGGCTGGAACTGGAAGTCACCGAGCGCCTAGTCGTCCGCGATATCGAGGCCGCCGCCCACAAAATCCGGCAGCTGCGCCGCCTGGGCGTTCTGGTGTCGCTAGACGACTTTGGCGCGGGCCATTCCGCGCTGAGCTCGCTGATGAAATTGCCCATCAGCGCTCTGAAGATTGACCACGAATTCGTGGAGAACGCCGAGTTTCACGAGGGCGGACAGCAGCTGATTCAGGCGATTACCTCCGTGGCGCGCGCCATGAATCTGGCTGTGGTGGCCGAGGGGGTGGAAACGGAGCGCCAGCTCAACATGGTCCGCGCCTTGGGCTGCGACCAGGTACAGGGGTTTCTCTTTGCGCGCCCCATGCCCGCCGACGACCTCACCCGCTGGCTGGCCGAGTGGCGCGCGGGCGGAGGCCAGGCGGGCGGCTAATACGGATTCCGTTTATTCCGCCCTCCAAGCAGCACCCCACTGCTTCACCAACTCCACGTCCGGAACCCGTTTTTTCCTGCTCGCTTCGCTCGGATTGAATCGTTATAAAAACGATTCAATCGGAATCCCTATAACTGGCCAGGGCGCGCAGGCGGCGTACCGTTTCAGCGGGCAGGGGATGCCGGGCGCCCGGCAACGGCACCAGCAGCCCAGGCGCCTGCGGCGGCGCTGAAGAAAACAGCAGGAGGGCCGCCAGGCCTGCCCGGCCCCGCGCAAAGGCGCGGCTGTCCAGTCCAGAGGCGGCCGGGGACCCAGCGGTCAGCAGGCGCAGCGCGGCTGACCACACGGCCGCGCCATCTGTGTCCGGGGGCAATACCACCGCCAGGACGTTGACGGCCCCTGCTGGGAGCTGGCCCACCTTGTCGGCCACGGTGCGGGCCAGTTTTGGGACCAACGCCGCCTGCGTGCTGGCGGGGCGCAGACGGGTCACCTCCAGAAAGAAGCCGGGGCCCCCGTCCGGCGAGGCGACCTGAAAGTCCGGCCCCCGCTTGCCAGAGGCGGCCAGGGGTTCATAGACCAGCGTCCAGCGCCGCTCGCCCAGCAGCCAGGCGGCCAGACCCAGCTCGGCGGCCACATCAGCCAGTTCCTCCGGGCCCGAGCCCGAGGCCTGGCGCAGTTTGCGCCGCACCTTGTTCTGGTGGTGGTCCAGAAAAGTCAGAAAAGGCCGTGAGGCCTCTGCCCAGGCCAGCAGCGGCGGCGCGAGGGCCAGGGCCGTTTCGCCGCACAGCCCCGCCACCAATTCGGTCACCCGCCTGCCCATAGGCTTCAGGGTAAGCCGCAGATGCCTCGCCCGGGTCAGACCCAACCTGAGAGAATAGGCCCATGCTGCCCGCTCTTCAGCCGCGCTTTGTTCAAGAGCTGGCCTCATCCCAGCGCATTCTGATTGCAGGCATGGGCGGCGGGTTCGATGTGTTCTGAGGCCTGCCCCTGTACTTCGCCCTGCGCGCCGAGGGCAAACAGGTGTTTCTGGCGAACTCTTCGTTCACGTCCTTTCTGCCCACTCTCGGGCGCGACCTGGCACCTGCCGTGGTGACCGTGACCCCAGACCAGCGGGTGACGCCCGGCGACTACTGTCCTGAATACTGGCTCAGCCGGTGGCTCCAGACTCAGGGCGAGCCCAGCACTGTGTATGCCTTTCGCCAGGTGGGCGTGCAGCCGCTCAAGACGGCGTACGAGGCCCTGTGCGATCACCTCGCTCTTGACACCGTGCTGTTGGTGGACGGCGGCACCGATTCCCTGATGCGCGGCGATGAGTCGGGCCTGGGCACGCCGCATGAAGACGCGACCAGTCTGGTGGCCGTCAATGAGTTGCGCGGCGTCAAAACACTGCTGGCCTGTCTGGGGTTTGGCGTTGACGCCTTTCACGGGGTCTGCCACGCCCACTACCTGGAGGCCACCGCCGAGCTGACCCGTGCCGGTACCTATCTGGGGGCTTTCAGCCTCACGCCGGGGATGCTTCCTGTCCAGCAATACCGCGGCGCCTGCGAGGCCGCCTTTCAGATAATGCCCCGGTACACCAGCATCGTGAACAGCAGCATTCTGAGCGCCATCGAAGGGCAGTACGGCGACCACCATGCCAGCACCCGCACCCACGGCAGCGAACTGTGGATTAACCCGCTGATGGGCCTGTACTGGACGTATGACCTGGGGGCCGTCGCCCGGCGACTTCAATATTACCGGCCGATGCTGGACACCCTGAGCTTGTCGGACGTGGGCCTGGTCATTGAACGCCACCGGGACGAGGTGCCTCTTCGGCCCAGGGTGGACATCCCAGTCTAGAGCCGAAGGGTGATGTTCCAGAGCTGCCCACCTTGCACCGCGACATGCGCGCCAGAGGGCGTTTGCCAGAGTTGGCCCCCGCTCTCCTCCTGCTGGAGCGACACGGGAATGCCCTCGGCCTGGCACCAGCGCAACAAGCGGTCTCTGTCTGGCACCCAATCGAAGCCGCACCAGTTGATGAGGTCAGAAGGTGCGTGAGACGTGGCGAGCTCCAAACTGCTGAGCTGACCATCGACAAGCCAGAAAACAAGGTTGCCGCGCATCAATTGATAGACACCCTTCCGGGTCTGACCCGCTTCAAACGTGACCCGGAAACGGCTGAGCAGGTGTTCTATCCGGTCATTGGGTCGCAGAGGCAACTTCTCCCGGGCGGTGAGCAAGGTGCGAAGAGAAATAGTGTTGAGGCGCGGCACCCGACCATCCTGGGTGCCGCGCCTCCATTTTTCGTCTGCGTTTTGTCTTACTCCGCGAAGCGTTTCAGCACGTCGCGGCTAATCACGAGGCGCTGCACTTCGTCGGTGCCCTCGCCAATGCGGGTCAGGCGGTTGTCGCGCCAGAAGCGCTCGACGGGGTACTCCTTGATGTAGCCGTAGCCGCCCAGCATCTGAATGGCCTCGTCGCAGGCTTCCACGCCCACGGTGGTGGCGTACAGCTTGGCGCGGGCCACGGGGACGGTGAAGTTCATGCCTGCGTCT
Above is a genomic segment from Deinococcus betulae containing:
- a CDS encoding putative bifunctional diguanylate cyclase/phosphodiesterase encodes the protein MPALRASALPATLLLTLLLTAGLHVAWLVWRWGPPEQAAWYINLPYLLVIALSAALAGLAWRRSAAPQRGGLRLLTLALLALTLGEGVWVAAELLTATVPPISVADLLYGAYYVLLGLALLRLARVSLRPLETAGLLLDSAIIVGVVGIYAWYGFLGELATDTSTPLSQRLVALAYPTLDLGLLTLVLLAVRGRDVRFPVLLLAAGLATYAAADLTYALHSSRGHYESGQWLDALWTLGTAAQALAGWWLRRAPLQETGAPPPAGLRRLLRALPYLAVALSCGLLLLTFGTSTPAARGVAWGTVALFALVMCRQAVSFVENARLNQELRTFAQKLEASRNLLSHQAFHDALTGLPNRALFRDRLEQALTTATRYRQRVAVLYLDLDGFKLVNDTLGHAAGDELLVQAAGRMRGCLRESDTLARMGGDEFTVILTHLGQPEDAELVAGRLVGALAQPFELAGEGGQDSGLAVVTASIGLSVYDGHAPTEQTGPPPNASALQRRADLAMYQAKTQGKNSYRVFHPDMEATVHAQERLESALRGALDRGEFTLHYQPQVRGSAVTGVEALLRWTHHDLGEVPPDQFIPVAEDSAVILPLGAWVMDQAAAQAARWQAAGTPLRVAVNVSPREFAQSDFVERVQGTLTRHHLRGEWLELEVTERLVVRDIEAAAHKIRQLRRLGVLVSLDDFGAGHSALSSLMKLPISALKIDHEFVENAEFHEGGQQLIQAITSVARAMNLAVVAEGVETERQLNMVRALGCDQVQGFLFARPMPADDLTRWLAEWRAGGGQAGG
- a CDS encoding DUF1152 domain-containing protein; translation: MFLANSSFTSFLPTLGRDLAPAVVTVTPDQRVTPGDYCPEYWLSRWLQTQGEPSTVYAFRQVGVQPLKTAYEALCDHLALDTVLLVDGGTDSLMRGDESGLGTPHEDATSLVAVNELRGVKTLLACLGFGVDAFHGVCHAHYLEATAELTRAGTYLGAFSLTPGMLPVQQYRGACEAAFQIMPRYTSIVNSSILSAIEGQYGDHHASTRTHGSELWINPLMGLYWTYDLGAVARRLQYYRPMLDTLSLSDVGLVIERHRDEVPLRPRVDIPV